One part of the Streptomyces sp. AM 2-1-1 genome encodes these proteins:
- a CDS encoding IS5 family transposase, which produces MTERRRYPSDLSDARWELVEPVLTAWRSERRGRGLDIGRPPNHDLRSLLDAVLYANRTSIPWRYLPHDYPPWNTVYTYFARWQEEGVFDQLNSLLGRQVRRQEGRGDEPTACVIDSQSIKTSTNVPAIGQGIDAGKKIVGRKRSIAIDTVGLLLGVLVTAASVQDSAAGRTLIERVTTEHPTVRKAWVDGGYRQHLVEHAATLGIDMHIVRRDPTTRGFAVLPRRWTVERTLGWLMNHRRLARDYEANPHRSEAMIHLAMINLMTRRLTAESTPTWRDA; this is translated from the coding sequence ATGACTGAGCGCCGTCGCTATCCAAGTGACCTCTCCGATGCCCGATGGGAGCTGGTCGAGCCGGTCCTGACTGCCTGGCGGTCCGAGCGCCGCGGCCGCGGCCTGGACATCGGCAGGCCACCGAATCATGACCTGCGCAGTCTTCTTGACGCGGTCCTCTACGCGAACCGCACCAGTATCCCGTGGCGCTATCTGCCGCACGACTACCCGCCCTGGAACACCGTGTACACCTACTTCGCCCGCTGGCAGGAAGAAGGCGTATTCGATCAGCTCAACAGCCTCCTCGGGCGCCAAGTCCGCAGGCAGGAAGGCCGGGGTGACGAACCGACCGCCTGCGTCATCGACTCCCAGAGCATCAAGACCTCCACCAACGTCCCCGCCATCGGGCAAGGCATCGACGCGGGCAAGAAGATCGTCGGCCGCAAGCGGAGCATCGCCATCGACACCGTCGGACTCCTCCTCGGAGTGCTGGTCACCGCGGCCAGCGTGCAGGACTCAGCCGCCGGCCGAACCCTCATCGAACGAGTCACCACCGAGCATCCCACCGTCCGCAAAGCCTGGGTCGACGGCGGCTACCGCCAGCACCTCGTCGAGCACGCCGCCACGCTCGGCATCGACATGCACATCGTCCGCCGCGACCCCACTACCAGGGGCTTTGCCGTTCTGCCCCGCCGCTGGACTGTCGAGCGCACCCTGGGATGGCTCATGAACCACCGACGCCTGGCCCGCGATTACGAAGCAAACCCACACCGCTCCGAAGCCATGATCCACCTCGCGATGATCAACCTCATGACCCGCAGACTCACCGCAGAATCCACCCCAACATGGCGCGACGCATGA
- a CDS encoding secondary thiamine-phosphate synthase enzyme YjbQ yields MADSFTTHVLHLTTGSSETVTDLTHDCEQFLSRAAVGRDGLLNVFVPHATAGIAVLETGAGSDDDLLATLHTLLPADNRWQHRHGTPGHGRDHVLPALVPPHATLPVIAGRLELGTWQSVCLVDTNVDNAERRVRLSFFGG; encoded by the coding sequence ATGGCTGATTCCTTCACCACACACGTCCTGCACCTCACCACCGGGTCCTCGGAGACGGTCACCGACCTGACCCACGACTGCGAGCAGTTCCTGTCCCGTGCCGCCGTCGGCCGTGACGGCCTGCTGAACGTCTTCGTCCCCCACGCGACAGCCGGAATCGCCGTCCTGGAGACCGGCGCCGGCAGCGACGACGATCTGCTGGCGACCCTGCACACCCTGCTTCCCGCCGACAACCGCTGGCAGCACCGCCACGGAACCCCGGGCCACGGCCGTGACCACGTCCTCCCCGCCCTCGTACCGCCCCACGCCACCCTGCCGGTCATCGCGGGCCGCCTGGAGCTGGGCACCTGGCAGTCGGTGTGCCTGGTGGACACGAATGTCGACAATGCGGAGCGTCGGGTGCGGTTGAGCTTCTTCGGTGGGTGA
- the mltG gene encoding endolytic transglycosylase MltG, with translation MVNDHGAYRSRRRLRPTRRGKAMLLLGGAVAAAAVVAAPLLVRQDRPERNVEQTASLVIPEGWRAAQVYTAVDRALRVPPGTTEKAVPGARLPLPGAAHGNPEGFLFPATYPIRSDTTPRSLLRYMVRTATERFQDPRVTAGALGRHISAYQAVTLASVIQAEADTASDMGKVGRVVHNRLLKDMPLQMDSTLNYALRRSTLDTTADDTRIDSPYNTYRRKGLPPTPIGNPGEQAMRAATGPTAGPWLYFVTVGPGDTRFTEEYAAHRRNVAEFNRKRRSTAAPTG, from the coding sequence ATGGTGAATGATCACGGCGCGTACCGGTCCCGCCGGAGGCTCCGGCCCACACGACGGGGCAAGGCGATGCTGCTCCTCGGCGGTGCGGTCGCCGCTGCGGCGGTGGTCGCGGCACCCCTCCTCGTACGCCAGGACCGACCCGAGAGGAACGTGGAACAGACCGCCTCCCTGGTGATTCCCGAGGGATGGCGGGCGGCGCAGGTCTATACGGCCGTCGACCGGGCGCTCCGAGTCCCACCGGGCACCACCGAGAAGGCCGTGCCCGGGGCCCGCCTTCCGCTTCCCGGGGCCGCCCACGGGAACCCGGAGGGTTTTCTCTTCCCGGCCACCTATCCCATCCGCTCCGACACGACCCCCCGCAGCCTCCTGCGCTACATGGTGCGCACCGCGACCGAGCGGTTCCAGGACCCCCGGGTCACCGCCGGAGCGCTGGGCCGGCACATCAGCGCCTACCAGGCGGTGACCCTCGCCAGCGTCATCCAGGCGGAGGCGGACACCGCCTCCGACATGGGCAAAGTGGGCCGGGTCGTCCACAACCGCCTGCTGAAGGACATGCCGCTGCAGATGGACTCGACGCTCAACTACGCCCTGCGGCGCTCCACGTTGGACACCACCGCCGACGACACCCGCATCGACAGTCCCTACAACACCTACCGGCGTAAAGGGCTCCCTCCCACCCCGATCGGGAACCCCGGTGAACAGGCGATGCGGGCCGCCACCGGCCCGACCGCAGGCCCGTGGCTGTACTTCGTGACGGTGGGACCGGGGGACACGCGCTTCACCGAGGAGTACGCGGCGCACCGGCGCAACGTCGCCGAGTTCAACCGCAAGCGCCGGAGCACCGCCGCCCCCACCGGTTGA
- a CDS encoding FAD-binding and (Fe-S)-binding domain-containing protein — MPLLEPGPHALRPGGPREAAPDRVSDRSATGTPEPLRSDLIALLGAGKVLWKVSDLVKYASDASPYRFLPRVVVVAEDVDDISAVLSYAHGKKRNVVFRAAGTSLNGQAQGEDILVDVRRHWSGITVLDGGTRARIRPGTTIARANAALARHGRVLGPDPASAIACTVGGVVANNASGMTAGTTRNSYRTVSSLSFVLPGGTMVDTADPAADELLARSEPRLCEGLLALKEEIGADEVLTARIRAKYEIKNTNGYRLDAFLDGTTPVEILRGLMVGSEGTFGFLSEIVFDTLPLDRRLSTALLFFPSLTAAAAAVPLFNAAGALAVEVMDGNTLRASVSVRGVPADWAALPRATAALLVEFRAPDEAALEGYERAAASVVAGLDLVAPAASVTNVFTRDRATINGYWKARKAFVTAVGGSRPSGTTLITEDFAVPPSRLADACEALLELQERHGFDAAVAGHAAHGNLHFLLAFDAGAPADVERYAAFMEAFCTLVVDRFDGSLKAEHATGRNIAPFLEREWGPRATELMWRTKRLIDPAGVLAPRVVLDRDPRAHLRGLKTIPSVEPVADPCIECGFCEPTCPSQDLTTTPRQRIVLRREMLRQSDGSPVENALLDAYGYDAVDTCAGDSTCMLACPVGIDTGAMMKGFRSQRHSPREERIAALTARHFGVVEAAARLAVGVAGSLGDRVRDPLLTSVTRLARRVVRPDLMPEWLPQLPPAALRALPPTSRAGAHAVYFPACVNRIFAGPGGRREPSLAHSVVALSARAGRPVWIPDDVTGTCCATIWHSKGYDAANAVMANRVVEAAWGWTGGGALPLVVDATSCTLGIAREVVPHLTDENRALHAELTVVDSLAWAADELLPRLTVVRTVGSAVVHPTCSMEHLGLVERLRALAGACAEEVFVPDDARCCGFAGDRGMLHKELTDSATAKEAAEVATRDFDAHLSANRMCEIGMDRATGHPYRSVLMELERATRPARATHATGGPG; from the coding sequence ATGCCACTGCTGGAGCCGGGGCCGCACGCCCTGCGTCCGGGCGGCCCGCGGGAGGCGGCCCCCGACCGGGTCTCCGACCGGAGTGCGACGGGTACCCCCGAGCCCCTGCGGTCGGATCTGATCGCGCTGCTGGGTGCCGGGAAGGTGCTCTGGAAGGTCTCCGACCTCGTGAAGTACGCCTCCGACGCCAGCCCGTACCGATTCCTGCCCCGAGTCGTGGTCGTCGCCGAGGACGTCGACGACATCTCGGCGGTGCTGTCGTACGCACATGGCAAGAAGAGGAACGTCGTCTTCCGCGCCGCCGGCACCAGTCTGAACGGCCAGGCCCAGGGCGAGGACATCCTCGTCGACGTCCGCCGCCACTGGAGCGGCATCACGGTCCTGGACGGCGGCACGCGGGCCAGGATCCGGCCCGGCACCACGATCGCGCGGGCCAACGCCGCCCTCGCCCGCCACGGCAGGGTGCTCGGCCCCGACCCCGCCAGTGCGATCGCCTGCACGGTCGGCGGGGTCGTCGCCAACAACGCGTCCGGGATGACGGCGGGCACCACGCGCAACAGCTACCGGACGGTCTCCTCCCTCTCCTTCGTCCTGCCGGGCGGCACGATGGTGGACACCGCCGATCCGGCGGCCGACGAGCTCCTCGCGCGGTCCGAGCCCCGCCTCTGCGAGGGGCTGCTGGCGCTGAAGGAGGAGATCGGGGCGGACGAGGTGCTCACCGCCCGCATCCGTGCCAAGTACGAGATCAAGAACACCAACGGCTACCGGCTGGACGCGTTCCTGGACGGCACGACGCCGGTGGAGATCCTGCGAGGGCTGATGGTGGGCTCCGAGGGCACCTTCGGTTTCCTCTCGGAGATCGTCTTCGACACCCTGCCGCTCGACCGGAGGCTCTCCACGGCCCTCCTCTTCTTCCCCTCGCTGACCGCGGCCGCCGCAGCGGTGCCGCTGTTCAACGCGGCCGGCGCCCTCGCCGTGGAGGTGATGGACGGCAACACCCTGCGCGCCTCCGTCAGCGTGCGAGGGGTGCCCGCGGACTGGGCGGCCCTGCCCCGGGCGACGGCGGCCCTGCTGGTCGAGTTCCGCGCCCCGGACGAGGCGGCGCTGGAGGGGTACGAGCGCGCGGCGGCCTCCGTGGTGGCGGGGCTCGACCTCGTCGCCCCGGCCGCGTCGGTCACCAACGTGTTCACCCGCGACCGGGCGACGATCAACGGGTACTGGAAGGCGCGCAAGGCCTTCGTCACCGCGGTCGGCGGCTCGCGCCCCTCGGGCACGACACTGATCACGGAGGACTTCGCGGTACCGCCGTCCCGGCTGGCGGACGCCTGCGAGGCCCTGCTCGAACTCCAGGAGCGGCACGGCTTCGACGCGGCGGTGGCCGGCCACGCCGCCCACGGCAACCTCCACTTCCTGCTCGCCTTCGACGCGGGTGCCCCCGCCGACGTCGAGCGGTACGCCGCGTTCATGGAGGCGTTCTGCACGCTCGTGGTGGACCGGTTCGACGGCTCGCTGAAGGCCGAGCACGCCACCGGCCGCAACATCGCCCCCTTCCTGGAGCGCGAATGGGGTCCGCGCGCGACCGAACTCATGTGGCGTACGAAGCGGTTGATCGATCCGGCCGGAGTGCTGGCTCCCCGGGTCGTCCTGGACCGCGATCCCCGGGCACACCTGCGCGGCCTCAAGACGATTCCCTCGGTGGAGCCGGTCGCGGACCCATGCATCGAGTGCGGCTTCTGCGAACCCACCTGCCCCAGCCAGGACCTCACCACCACACCGCGCCAACGGATCGTGCTGCGGCGGGAGATGCTGCGCCAGAGCGACGGCTCCCCCGTCGAGAACGCCCTGCTCGACGCGTACGGCTACGACGCGGTGGACACCTGCGCGGGCGATTCCACCTGCATGCTCGCGTGCCCCGTCGGCATCGACACCGGCGCGATGATGAAGGGTTTCCGCTCGCAGCGGCACTCGCCCCGCGAGGAACGGATCGCGGCGCTGACCGCACGGCACTTCGGTGTGGTGGAGGCAGCCGCCCGCCTCGCCGTGGGGGTGGCGGGCAGCCTCGGCGACCGGGTGCGGGATCCGCTGCTGACCTCGGTGACCCGGCTCGCCCGCCGGGTGGTCCGTCCGGACCTGATGCCCGAGTGGCTGCCGCAATTGCCGCCGGCGGCCCTCCGCGCGCTTCCGCCCACCTCACGCGCCGGGGCGCACGCGGTCTACTTCCCCGCGTGCGTGAACCGTATCTTCGCGGGTCCCGGAGGGCGGCGGGAGCCGTCGCTCGCGCACTCCGTCGTCGCGCTCTCCGCCCGCGCCGGCCGGCCGGTGTGGATCCCGGACGACGTCACCGGGACCTGCTGCGCGACGATCTGGCACTCCAAGGGGTATGACGCTGCCAACGCCGTGATGGCCAACCGCGTCGTGGAGGCGGCGTGGGGCTGGACGGGCGGGGGCGCGCTTCCGCTGGTGGTCGACGCCACCTCCTGCACCCTCGGCATCGCACGGGAGGTCGTCCCCCACCTCACCGACGAGAACCGCGCGCTGCACGCGGAGTTGACGGTGGTGGACTCGCTCGCCTGGGCCGCCGACGAACTGCTCCCCCGCCTCACGGTGGTGCGCACGGTCGGATCGGCCGTCGTGCACCCGACGTGCTCGATGGAGCATCTCGGCCTGGTGGAGCGGCTGCGCGCACTCGCGGGGGCGTGCGCGGAGGAGGTGTTCGTGCCCGACGACGCGAGGTGCTGCGGGTTCGCCGGCGATCGCGGAATGCTGCACAAGGAGTTGACCGATTCGGCGACCGCCAAGGAGGCCGCCGAGGTCGCCACCCGTGACTTCGACGCCCATCTCTCGGCCAACCGCATGTGCGAGATCGGCATGGACCGGGCCACCGGGCACCCGTACCGCTCGGTCCTGATGGAACTCGAGCGGGCGACGCGACCGGCTCGGGCGACGCACGCGACCGGCGGACCGGGCTGA
- a CDS encoding ABC transporter ATP-binding protein, with protein MKPDEPTWTPPPKDGPQPPAEVRRILRLFRPYRGRLAVVGLLVGASSLVAVASPFLLREILDTAIPQGRTGLLTLLVLGMIAAAVTSSVFGVLQTLISTTVGQRVMHDLRTGVYTQLQRMPLAFFTRTRTGEVQSRIANDIGGMQATVTSTATSLVSNLTAVVATVVAMLALDWRLTVVSLLLLPVFVWISRRVGRERKKITTQRQRQMAAMAATVTESLSVSGILLGRTMGRSDSLIKGFSEESERLVDLEVRANMAGRWRMSTIGIVMAAMPAVIYWAAGLAMSSGTTAVSIGTLVAFVSLQQGLFRPAVSLLATGVQMQTSLALFQRIFEYLDLEVDITETGNPVRLDRIRGEVVFEHVDFGYDEKSGPTLSDIDVKVPAGTSLAVVGPTGSGKSTLSYLVPRLYDVTAGRVTIDGIDVRDLDFDSLARAVGVVSQETYLFHASVAENLRFAKPDATDEEIEAAARAAQIHDHIASLPDGYDTLVGERGYRFSGGEKQRLAIARTILRDPPVLVLDEATSALDTRTEHAVQEAIDALSAGRTTLTIAHRLSTIRDADQIVVLEGGRTVERGTHDELLARDGRYAALIRRDTQLAPAPG; from the coding sequence ATGAAACCCGACGAACCCACCTGGACGCCCCCACCCAAGGACGGCCCGCAGCCGCCCGCCGAGGTGCGCCGCATCCTCCGTCTCTTCCGCCCGTACCGGGGCCGCCTCGCGGTCGTGGGGCTGCTGGTCGGCGCCTCCTCCCTGGTGGCGGTCGCCTCACCCTTCCTGCTCCGCGAGATCCTCGACACCGCCATCCCCCAGGGGCGTACCGGCCTGCTCACGCTGCTCGTGCTCGGGATGATCGCCGCCGCCGTGACGAGCAGCGTCTTCGGCGTGCTCCAGACCCTCATCTCCACCACCGTCGGCCAACGGGTCATGCACGACCTGCGCACCGGCGTCTACACCCAGCTCCAGCGCATGCCGCTCGCCTTCTTCACCAGGACCCGGACCGGTGAGGTGCAGTCCCGCATCGCCAACGACATCGGGGGGATGCAGGCGACCGTCACCTCCACGGCCACCTCCCTGGTCTCGAACCTCACCGCCGTCGTGGCCACGGTCGTCGCGATGCTCGCGCTGGACTGGCGGCTCACCGTCGTCTCGCTGCTCCTGCTTCCCGTCTTCGTGTGGATCAGCCGCCGCGTCGGACGCGAGCGGAAGAAGATCACCACCCAGCGGCAGCGGCAGATGGCCGCGATGGCCGCGACCGTCACCGAGTCCCTCTCCGTCAGCGGCATCCTGCTCGGCCGCACGATGGGGCGGTCCGACTCACTGATCAAGGGCTTCTCCGAGGAGTCGGAGCGGCTGGTCGACCTCGAAGTCCGCGCCAACATGGCGGGACGCTGGCGGATGTCGACCATCGGCATCGTCATGGCCGCCATGCCCGCCGTCATCTACTGGGCCGCCGGTCTGGCCATGAGCTCCGGTACCACCGCCGTCTCCATCGGCACACTCGTCGCCTTCGTCTCGCTCCAGCAAGGACTGTTCCGGCCCGCGGTGAGCCTGCTCGCCACGGGAGTCCAGATGCAGACCTCCCTCGCGCTCTTCCAGCGCATCTTCGAGTACCTCGATCTCGAGGTCGACATCACGGAGACCGGGAATCCCGTGCGGCTGGACCGCATCCGCGGCGAGGTCGTCTTCGAACACGTCGACTTCGGCTACGACGAGAAGAGCGGCCCCACGCTCAGCGACATCGACGTGAAGGTGCCCGCGGGCACCAGCCTGGCGGTGGTCGGGCCCACCGGGTCCGGCAAGTCCACTCTGAGCTACCTCGTGCCCAGGCTCTACGACGTCACTGCCGGCCGCGTGACGATCGACGGGATCGACGTGCGCGACCTCGACTTCGACTCCCTCGCCAGGGCCGTCGGCGTGGTCTCGCAGGAGACCTACCTCTTCCACGCCTCGGTCGCGGAGAACCTCCGGTTCGCCAAGCCCGACGCCACCGACGAGGAGATCGAGGCAGCGGCGCGCGCCGCCCAGATCCACGACCACATCGCGTCGCTCCCCGACGGATACGACACCCTCGTCGGCGAGCGCGGGTACCGCTTCTCCGGTGGGGAGAAGCAACGCCTCGCCATCGCCCGGACGATCCTGCGCGACCCTCCGGTCCTGGTGCTCGACGAGGCGACCAGTGCCCTCGACACCCGTACGGAACACGCCGTACAGGAAGCGATCGACGCCCTCTCCGCCGGCCGCACCACCCTCACCATCGCGCACCGCCTCTCCACCATCCGGGACGCCGACCAGATCGTCGTCCTGGAAGGCGGCCGTACCGTCGAACGCGGTACCCACGACGAACTTCTCGCGCGGGACGGACGGTACGCGGCGCTCATCCGCCGAGATACCCAATTGGCTCCCGCGCCGGGCTGA
- a CDS encoding FAD-dependent oxidoreductase: MNESEVRDIDVVVIGAGQAGLSAAHHLARAGLEPDHDFVVLDHAPRPGGAWQFRWPSLTYGKVHGMHSLPGMELTGADPDLPSSEVIGAYFDAYEQRFGLRVHRPVDVTAVREGDGGRLRVETSEGVHATRAVINATGTWDRPFWPRYPGQDTFLGRQLHTVSYPGPAEFAGLRVLVVGGGASGTQHLMEIADVAAATYWVTRREPVFREGPFGAEEGRAAVALVEERVRRGQAPRSVVSVTGLPLNDAIRAARARGILDRLPMFDRITPTGVAWDDGRRGGIDADVILWATGFRPAVDHLAPLRLREPGGGIRVEDTRAVRDGRVHLVGYGPSASTIGANRAGRTAARSVMRLLAETRREVRTEVHPGGRTDVRAESGTEGGTEVRIAGGHPEGSTESRASAGVPA, translated from the coding sequence GTGAACGAATCTGAGGTACGGGACATCGACGTGGTGGTGATCGGCGCCGGGCAGGCCGGACTCTCCGCCGCGCACCACCTCGCACGGGCCGGCCTGGAGCCGGATCACGACTTCGTCGTTCTCGACCATGCCCCACGGCCGGGAGGTGCCTGGCAGTTCCGGTGGCCGTCGCTGACGTACGGCAAGGTGCACGGGATGCACTCGCTGCCGGGCATGGAACTGACCGGCGCCGACCCGGACCTGCCCTCCTCCGAGGTGATCGGCGCCTACTTCGACGCCTACGAGCAACGCTTCGGCCTCCGGGTGCACCGGCCGGTCGACGTCACCGCCGTCCGGGAGGGTGACGGAGGTCGGCTACGGGTCGAGACGTCGGAGGGGGTGCACGCCACGCGGGCGGTGATCAACGCGACCGGTACCTGGGACCGGCCGTTCTGGCCCCGCTACCCGGGGCAGGACACGTTCCTCGGACGGCAGCTCCACACGGTGTCGTACCCCGGGCCGGCCGAGTTCGCCGGGCTTCGGGTGCTGGTGGTCGGGGGCGGCGCCTCCGGGACCCAGCACCTGATGGAGATCGCGGACGTCGCGGCGGCCACCTACTGGGTGACCCGGCGCGAGCCCGTCTTCCGCGAGGGCCCGTTCGGGGCCGAGGAGGGGCGCGCCGCCGTCGCCCTGGTGGAGGAACGGGTACGCCGGGGGCAGGCGCCCCGCAGTGTGGTGAGTGTGACCGGGCTGCCCCTCAATGACGCCATCCGTGCCGCGCGGGCGCGCGGCATTCTCGACCGGCTGCCGATGTTCGACCGCATCACCCCGACCGGGGTGGCCTGGGACGACGGGCGGCGCGGCGGCATCGACGCCGACGTGATCCTCTGGGCGACCGGTTTCCGGCCCGCCGTGGATCACCTGGCCCCCTTGAGACTGCGGGAGCCCGGGGGTGGAATCCGGGTGGAGGACACGCGGGCGGTGCGGGACGGGCGTGTCCACCTCGTCGGCTACGGCCCCTCCGCGAGCACCATCGGCGCCAACCGGGCCGGACGCACCGCCGCACGTTCGGTCATGCGCCTGCTGGCGGAAACCCGTAGGGAGGTCCGTACGGAGGTCCACCCCGGAGGCCGTACCGACGTCCGTGCGGAGAGCGGTACGGAAGGTGGTACGGAGGTCCGCATCGCCGGAGGCCACCCAGAAGGCTCCACGGAGAGCCGCGCGTCCGCGGGCGTACCGGCCTGA
- a CDS encoding ABC transporter ATP-binding protein, translating to MQIRDLPYQDPGDPDVRSGPRFLVWLGRNQLKGQLTSLCWGLFHQLSLAGLPLAAGLAVQAVIDRSGTRLALSGGLILLLGIGIAVGDTMLHRTAVTNWITAAARVQQLLARRTAELGSALTRRVAAGEVVAVSTGDVEKIGWFVEALSRFLASAVALVLICVGLVLYLPSLGVLVALSVPVLALTMLPLLPRATRRADLQREKAGKATELASDTVAGLRVLRGIGGEELFLGRYRRASQEVRRAAVHSARMWSLISAVQVLLPGLLLIALVGYGAGLARDGEIEVGQLVTVFNSAMLLLYPLRTVEEIAMAYSFSRPSAQRAVRVLSLRRHAGPSEATSGSATPPSGDLYDPVTGLLAAEGLFTAVVCGDPDEAGRLAERLGGHAPAEDTPDGDGAPQPVASVLLGGTALDELPLADARTAVLVQDKDPVLLSGTLRELLDVPASGAVRAEDALSAAHCDDVLDALAQASVDTDGDPMGTRITERGRSLSGGQRQRLALARSLVTDPEVLVLDEPTSAVDAHTEARVGAGIRELRQGRTTVVFSSSPLLLDLADRVALVHDGTVVAVGPHRELLHTDTLYRSVVTRETGDEGAVAAPRAVSSRGTAADSTIDELNSLRQAGEIEERA from the coding sequence ATGCAGATTCGTGATCTTCCGTACCAGGACCCCGGCGATCCTGATGTACGGTCCGGCCCCCGTTTCCTCGTCTGGCTCGGCCGCAACCAGCTCAAGGGGCAGCTCACGTCGCTCTGCTGGGGGCTCTTCCACCAGCTCTCCCTCGCCGGACTGCCGCTGGCGGCCGGTCTGGCGGTCCAGGCGGTCATCGACCGCTCCGGCACCCGGCTCGCGCTCTCCGGCGGCCTGATCCTGCTCCTCGGCATCGGCATCGCCGTCGGCGACACGATGCTCCACCGCACCGCCGTCACCAACTGGATCACCGCCGCCGCCCGGGTGCAGCAACTGCTCGCCCGGCGGACCGCCGAGCTGGGTTCGGCGCTGACGCGTCGGGTGGCGGCCGGCGAGGTCGTCGCGGTCTCCACCGGCGACGTGGAGAAGATCGGGTGGTTCGTCGAGGCGCTCTCCCGCTTCCTCGCCTCCGCCGTGGCGCTCGTGCTGATCTGCGTCGGTCTGGTGCTGTACCTGCCGTCGCTGGGCGTGCTGGTGGCGCTCTCCGTCCCCGTACTCGCGCTGACGATGCTGCCGTTGCTGCCCCGGGCGACCCGGCGGGCCGACCTGCAGCGGGAGAAGGCGGGCAAGGCCACCGAGCTGGCTTCGGACACCGTCGCGGGGCTGCGGGTGCTGCGCGGCATCGGCGGTGAGGAGCTCTTCCTCGGCCGCTACCGCCGCGCCTCCCAGGAGGTCCGCCGCGCGGCCGTGCACAGCGCCCGCATGTGGTCCCTGATCTCCGCGGTCCAGGTGCTGCTGCCCGGTCTGCTGCTGATCGCGCTGGTCGGGTACGGGGCCGGGCTCGCCCGCGACGGAGAGATCGAGGTCGGCCAACTGGTCACCGTCTTCAACTCGGCGATGCTGCTGCTCTACCCGCTCAGGACGGTGGAGGAGATCGCCATGGCCTACTCCTTCTCCCGTCCCTCCGCGCAGCGCGCCGTCCGCGTCCTGTCGTTGCGGCGGCACGCGGGTCCCTCCGAGGCGACCAGCGGCAGCGCGACGCCGCCCTCCGGTGATCTGTACGACCCGGTCACCGGGCTGCTGGCCGCAGAGGGCCTCTTCACCGCCGTGGTCTGCGGGGACCCGGACGAGGCGGGGCGGCTGGCCGAGCGACTCGGCGGCCACGCCCCCGCCGAGGACACGCCGGACGGGGACGGGGCGCCGCAGCCGGTGGCGTCCGTCCTGCTGGGCGGCACCGCGCTGGACGAACTGCCGCTGGCGGACGCGCGCACCGCCGTGCTGGTGCAGGACAAGGACCCGGTGCTGCTCTCGGGCACGCTGCGGGAGCTGCTCGACGTACCCGCGTCGGGAGCGGTGCGCGCCGAGGACGCGTTGTCGGCCGCCCACTGCGACGACGTGCTGGACGCGTTGGCCCAGGCCTCCGTCGACACGGACGGTGACCCGATGGGGACCCGCATCACCGAACGCGGACGCTCGCTCTCCGGGGGGCAGCGGCAGCGGCTCGCGCTGGCGCGCTCCCTGGTCACCGACCCCGAGGTGCTGGTGCTCGACGAGCCGACCTCGGCCGTGGACGCGCACACGGAGGCCCGGGTGGGCGCCGGGATCCGGGAGCTGCGCCAGGGTCGGACGACCGTGGTGTTCTCCTCCTCGCCGCTGCTGCTGGACCTCGCCGACCGGGTGGCACTCGTCCACGACGGGACGGTCGTCGCGGTCGGCCCGCACCGCGAACTCCTGCACACCGACACGCTCTACCGCTCGGTCGTCACCCGGGAGACCGGGGACGAGGGCGCGGTGGCGGCCCCGCGGGCGGTCTCCTCGCGCGGTACGGCGGCGGACAGCACCATCGACGAGCTGAACAGCCTCCGGCAAGCCGGAGAGATCGAGGAGAGGGCATGA
- a CDS encoding MarR family transcriptional regulator, with protein MDSPDSDGHLAEQLLRLTRRLHRIQSRQLEPIGITPAQFRLLRAVAQYDSPPRMADLAQRLDVVPRAVTSLVDGLEAGGRVRRAPDPANRRVVRIEITDEGRATLGSLRDARRAAAEEILTPLTAEQREVLGGLLAALVEGLPGRRC; from the coding sequence ATGGACTCCCCCGATTCCGACGGTCACCTCGCCGAGCAGCTGCTGCGGCTGACCCGTCGGCTCCACCGCATCCAGAGCCGCCAGCTGGAGCCGATCGGCATCACGCCCGCGCAGTTCCGTCTGCTGCGCGCCGTCGCACAGTACGACTCGCCGCCCCGGATGGCCGATCTCGCGCAGCGGTTGGACGTCGTCCCGCGTGCCGTGACCAGCCTGGTGGACGGCTTGGAGGCGGGCGGCCGGGTGCGCCGGGCGCCGGATCCGGCCAACCGGCGGGTGGTGCGCATCGAGATCACCGACGAGGGGCGGGCCACGCTCGGCTCGCTGCGCGACGCGCGCCGGGCCGCCGCGGAGGAGATCCTGACTCCGTTGACCGCCGAACAGCGCGAGGTGCTCGGCGGTCTGCTGGCCGCTCTGGTCGAAGGGCTTCCGGGGCGCCGCTGCTGA